The nucleotide sequence ACGGCGCTCCGCCACACGGGTCTATTTCTTCACCGCCTGTACGACGACCAGCACCGGCCGCTCCTTCCACATCGGCTCCTCCATGTGGACGATCTCGAGTCCCGCTCGAGTAACGGAAAACCGATGCTCGTCGAGGCTGTGAGGGCTGTAGGGCACGATCCACGATCGGCCATCGCGCGTCTCGAAAGTCCGTCGCCAGCCCGCCTCCACCCACGACGGATGGAAATCCGAGTACAGGAGAGAGCCCCCCGGTCGGAGTGCGCTCGACATCTCGCGAGTCCAGGCGGCGAGGTCGTCGATGTCTCCCACCATGAGCGATGCCACGACGAGATCCAAAGATCGGGATGCGACCGGCGGTCGCCGGGCGTCGGCCCGGACCAACGGCATTCCGGAGTCTCGAGCGCGCTGGAGCATGGCTGCCGAGAGGTCGAGCCCCACGATCATTCGAGCACCCGAGCGGGAGAGAAGGCGAAGGTAGCGGCCCGAGCCGGTGCCGACATCGAGCGCGCGGCCCGCCCTGAGTGGGCGAAGCATTCTCTCCATGGCGGCCTGCTCCGCCTCCATGAGCGCGTTGTGGGCGAAGGGAGGGTAGGTGTCGGCCCAGAGGGCGTAGGCTGCCTGCGGGTCGAGAGTGCGCCGCCGGCGAAGGAACACCTTTAGAAACCCGTCGTCTCGGGACGCTGATATCTCCACAGCCGATGGAGCGCGCGAAGCTCGTACGGCGCCCGGTAGATTTGGAAACGGTAACGCCACGAGCTGATCGCTCTCAGCATGGCACGGCGAGATCGCGTGAGCCGTCGATCGGTGGTCGTCGGATAGAAAGCGTTGAGAACGCGCTCGAAGTTGCGAACCCGTCGCCTGACGTTTGGTGAAATCCACGGAAGACGGTCGCCCCGTCGCATCGAGAGCTCGCGCCACTCATCCGAGGCCCACTCCTCGAGCGTTTCCGGAAAAGCGAACCCTCGTTCCCGTGCGTCCCGGTAGAGCGTTCCCTCGAACGCCACCGGCGTATACATGTAGAGCACGATCTCGGTCGCGGGATTCACTCGCTTGATCCTCCGAATGAGCTCGAAAGTGCGATCGGCGTCCGTCATCGGATCGGGCGGAGATCCGAGCACGAACGAGAACTCGGGAACGATGGCGTGCTCGCGCATGCGCCGGGCGAGCTCGATGGCGAGCTGGGCCGAAGCCTTGCCGCCCTTGTTCATCCTCTCGAGCATCTCGTCCGAGCCCGACTCGACGCCCGAGAAGGCCATCTTCAGTCCCGAGCGGGCCATTTTTCGCCAGGTGGCGTCCGAGTAATGCATCAGCGTATCGACCCGGCCGAGGCCCCACCAGCCGATGCCGAGGTCCTCGATGCGGTCGGCGATCTCCGCCGTGCGCTCCTCGGAGACGAAGAAATCCATGTCGTGCATCTGGACGGCGTCGACGTCGTAGACTCGGACGAGATGTCGGAGGACGCGCTCCACACGCTCGGGCGACTGGGCAAGCCAGCTTCGGTTCGACATGGACACCACGGCGCAGAAGTTGCACGCGAACGGACAGCCGAACGACGAGTTGTGGGCGACGGTGCGCGAGCCCAGATAATCCCCGCGAATGTAGTTCGCCATCGGGACCCGGTGGTAGGGCAGATCCGGCAGATCGTTCGGCGACGTCAGAGGGCGAAGGGGATTGTGGACGATGGCGCCTCGGTCGTCTTTCCAGGAAAGGCTTCCGACATTCGCGAACGACCCGCCCGAGCGCATGACCTGCAGGAGCTCGAGGAGCGCCATCTCGCCCTGGGAACGGATGACGAAATCGACGTAGGGGGACTCGAGGACCGTTTCGCTGTGCTGAGTCGGGAAGTACCCGCCCCATACGATGGGGAGCTCCGGAAGCTCGGCCCGCACGCGTCGACAAACGGAGACCGCTTGCGTGAGCTGAGGTCCGGGCATCACCGTGACCGCGAGGACGGGCGAGGCGAGCCGAGCCTCGCGAGCCGCGGCGATGATGGCCGGGGCGGGGTCGGGGACGAGATTTCCGTCGACGAGCTGCCAGGGCTCATTCCCCTCGACCACGGCGGCGAGCGACATCAACGAAAGCGGCAGCGGCTGCTTGCCGGGTGTCGTCGAGAGGGGATTGTAGAAGAGGATCACGCTTTCCGCATCACGATGAGAAAGTGGTCGCCCCAGCGCCGAAAGAGCGGCCAGGAGCCGATCCAGTCCTCGACGCGTCCGAGCAGCGCGAGCCACCTCGGATGGCGCTCGGCAAATCCCGAAAGGTAGGGCGGCGGCATCAGTAGCCCGAGCGACCGGAGGGAGACTCGGGTGAAACCCGAGGCGGCGAACGCCGTCTCCAACTCCGTCGGGTCGTAGTAGCGAGTCCAAACGGTTCGGCCGTAGAAGGGAACGGGAACGAAGTCCGGCGAGAACCTCACGC is from Vicinamibacteria bacterium and encodes:
- a CDS encoding class I SAM-dependent methyltransferase: MFLRRRRTLDPQAAYALWADTYPPFAHNALMEAEQAAMERMLRPLRAGRALDVGTGSGRYLRLLSRSGARMIVGLDLSAAMLQRARDSGMPLVRADARRPPVASRSLDLVVASLMVGDIDDLAAWTREMSSALRPGGSLLYSDFHPSWVEAGWRRTFETRDGRSWIVPYSPHSLDEHRFSVTRAGLEIVHMEEPMWKERPVLVVVQAVKK
- a CDS encoding radical SAM protein, whose translation is MILFYNPLSTTPGKQPLPLSLMSLAAVVEGNEPWQLVDGNLVPDPAPAIIAAAREARLASPVLAVTVMPGPQLTQAVSVCRRVRAELPELPIVWGGYFPTQHSETVLESPYVDFVIRSQGEMALLELLQVMRSGGSFANVGSLSWKDDRGAIVHNPLRPLTSPNDLPDLPYHRVPMANYIRGDYLGSRTVAHNSSFGCPFACNFCAVVSMSNRSWLAQSPERVERVLRHLVRVYDVDAVQMHDMDFFVSEERTAEIADRIEDLGIGWWGLGRVDTLMHYSDATWRKMARSGLKMAFSGVESGSDEMLERMNKGGKASAQLAIELARRMREHAIVPEFSFVLGSPPDPMTDADRTFELIRRIKRVNPATEIVLYMYTPVAFEGTLYRDARERGFAFPETLEEWASDEWRELSMRRGDRLPWISPNVRRRVRNFERVLNAFYPTTTDRRLTRSRRAMLRAISSWRYRFQIYRAPYELRALHRLWRYQRPETTGF